The stretch of DNA CATCTGACTGTGTTTCCATAACATTGTACGTACGTTGTTGAATTTAGCAAAACTAAAAAGGCTTAAGCAGCATTTAACCTATTTACCACTGTGATGGTTTAGTATGCCTCGTTGAACAAGAATAACTTGCCTACTTGCTTAGCTCTATGCTTACCCAAACAAAACTTAAGTCCTTCCATCCACAGCAGTTCTTCTCATCCCTGGTATCGTTCTCATCCGGATCGTTAAAAATGTCTGTAACCTCTTCTTCCATTCTATTTGCACTGACCTCTAaatgttttcatcttttcctGCTTCCCCCCCAGTTGATCCAATGGGAGATGATTACCCAGGAAGTGGAAttaaatgtgtgtatatgtgtcaCACATGGCGTATagctacagtatttaccttATTGATAGTGGGTGACATTGCTCATACCCCCATTGCCTCTAATAAATAAGCTGGTGGCTTTGCATGTAAATGCTAATCACAGCAGAAGCTTAATATAAGGCATCTCTTCTGGTAGTGTGATGATATGGCTTGGCATGCCACTTTGCGCTTGTGTTTCTCTAATTTGTAGAATGATGGGGGTGAGACAGCTACCGAATTTGCAGGCTCTGTAGTTTATGATTGGCTACCTTCGTCACCCTCATCATTTCCTTCTCATGCCACTTTAAAGGCTCACGTTCCAAGCTTCTTTTTTGCTGTTGgtctttctgctttttcttatGTTCTACTAATGACCTACTACAGGTGACACTGCCCAGATCTTTAGAATGCAACTTCTCACTTCCCAAACTGAGGCTCAGAGCTACAGATGGAAAGGTGCATGattttaatttttgtagtaACTGCATCCTAGGTGTGTACAGTAGGGTCCATAGACTTGAGATTGCATTAACAATCTGCGTAAACTTGGAATTCCATGTTCAGGTATTCATGAAGATATCTTAGATTGTTCATGTGTGCTCAGATGTTTGGACCTCAGTGGATATAGAAAGGTGTCAAAGCTTTAGGCAGTATTTAATAGTTAGCACCTTCCTTTTTGTGAAGCTTTTTTGACTAAAAGTAGATGTTGACTGTTAGTATCGCACCATGTATTAGTTGCTTGTTGGTCATGAGCCATCCAGTGTCAGCCGCATACATCTGATTGGATTAGTTTCTTTAGTCTTTATGGGGCGTAGTATGATTTACCCAAGCAGTCCTTCAAGCCATCATATCAACATGAGCTGCTTGACCTTTTAGTGATGCTGCTGTAGCTtgttgtgtgagtgtatgtatgtatgtatgtatgtatgtgtgtatgtatgtatgtgtgcgtgaTGATTCAATCTACTCGACTGTGGGCTGAACTTTGGCAGCATGTGTCAATGACTCCCATCTGTCCTCCCTCCGGGCCCCTTGCAGTCCGAGTCTCCCTCCCATCTGGAGTTGATACAATCGTAGCAGTTTTTACcctgtgttttcattcattttggaGTTCAAGACAAACCAAACAAGTGAGATCTTCGTAATCTACAGCATTGCACACACTAGAAATTAAGTGCTCAGAGTTAATTGCCTTGCTATGTAATTCATGCTTACATAAAATCAGCCCTCTCTGGGCTAATAGAGTTGTGGTAGCCAGAATCTGGAAAAGAACATGGAGTAAAAACTGCTGCCTCCTATAAATGAACGTTACTGAGTGTTTGTCTTAACCCTCTGACGAACAGCGTTTGTCTTACATGGGTCTTCCCTCCTGTttgtcctctctctttctccatgtccttccctcttctctctcctgtttGATATTCGGTTTCACCATTACTCAAAATTAATTTTCCTCTCCCACCCTCGGCCTATTCCACCTTCTTCTGTattcttttttcctcctgctgttggCTCAGATCTCAAAGACATTCAGAACAATAAGAATAGATACTTGATAGCCTCAGAGAACCAACGCCCTGGCCATTTCTCCACAGCCCCCATTGGTTCCTTGACAGCTTCTCCATCCTCTGGGTCACTGTGCAACCAGGGGGGGCTGCAGTCAGTCACTAGCATCCAGGAGCGCATCATGTCCActccaggaggagaggaggctatAGAAAGACTCAAGGTAAAGAAGCACACCAACTTTAAGGTCTTTATTTGCTCACTAGATATTTGAAGCTAGCGGTTATGATTTcccattatatattattattaaagaaaTCCATTAAAACAAATTGCCTTCAAAGATTCTTCACTAGACTAATAAGGTATAGTAATATATGTTTAATTTAGCCTACACATTGACGTCGGGCAATCTACATGTGGCCTCTGAGGTTTCTATTTCTCACTCTGCTGATAAGAGAGCAGGATGAGGAGCTgtagtttccatggcaacctcaTGCCCAGTCTGTCCGTCATCCACTGACGTCAAgcaccacacacgcacatacagacAAAATTGGACCAAAATAGATCAACTCTAATTTGCTTTCAGCTTAAATAATGAAGAACATATTGATATTCTAAATTTGTTCCAGCTATTTCAGTGATGTAAAGGAAAACATTATGAAAGTTTCTGTAAAGCATAAAGGGCAACATATAATATCTAACTGTTTTGAAAGGATGAACACCACTTATAGACTTTAGTTTATGCTTACTGGAAGGACTTGTGGGGAAATTCATGGTTTATTTTTTAAGATGAACAAAATTGTATTAGAATTTGTCCTAGACCAGTGCAAGAGGTTTGCAGCTTTGGAATATCTTTTCTTTATCTTATTTTCCTATTAAAGTTTTAACCCTTACTGTTTCTTTCACGCTTGTTTTCAGGAGTCAGAAAAGATCATTGCCGAGCTCAATGAAACCTGGGAAGAGAAACTGCGAAAGACTGAGGCCATCCGCATGGAGAGGTCAGATATTCTGTCAGAGTATCTACCACTAGGAAGAGATTCTACGAATGCCTCCATCTCTGCATATATTCTCCCTGCTCCATCTATCTTTTCACCCCTCTGCTTTGCTTATGTCTCATTTCCCCTGCTCACATTTTCTTTCTTACCCCCTTCTTTTACTTCATACTTTGCTGCCCTAACACCCTTTACCAACTCATCTGTAGCAGATGCATCATCTGCAGACCTTACACTGGCTTTACATCAAGCCTGACTGCTGCCGTTCGCTTCCTTTTGACATAATACTCTCTGTATTGCACTCTATCCCTTAAATGTCTACCAGCTTAGTTCAGGTTGACTTACCATATTGTTCTTACCATGCTTTACAATAGGGAGGCCTTGCTCGCAGAGATGGGTGTGGCAATCCGAGAAGATGGCGGCACGCTGGGTGTATTCTCTCCTAAAAAGGTAAAGCAGACACCGGGTGGAGGCCTCTTTCACGTTTTCCACGAGTGATGAAACATCGCAACCTTCCATCCTCACTTCCTCGTTTCTGTTTCCATAATAACATTTTCTAGTTTTTTAGCGTATATACTCACTGTAtcatcctccttccttctttccgctccttttatctgcttcctTCACATGCACAGCTTAGCAATGAAAGACCACTCGATGAACAGTTTGATTGTTTTCCTAACAAGAAGGTTGGTTTTATTTAACCAGCAGACAAGTTTCTTTTCCCACATTAGATGTAGTCATATAATAGACAAAGCTCTGTTACATATCTAGTCTTCTTCATTTTTTGCACATATAGTGATTGTTTCCTACAGTATTTTACAGCCTTGATCCATATGAATGTTCtgcgattttttttttctttaagatTTAGTATGTGAACTTAATGATAATTTCTTTTTAGATTATCTAGTGTACTGTAGTATTTGAAAATGTGgattcataataataataataataatgttgtatTATCTACTACTTCTTATAGTACTGTCCATATGCTCATTAAAGTACTAGTCCCCCATCATCTTTAATGAGAGCAATCACTACAATAGGAAACAATGTATGCTTTCATCCCTTCACTTACATTTCACTTccattaactttttttttccttttattcacTGCTGTTCCATGGCTTAGCATTTTCTAGAGAAGCCTTGTGAACTCTATGCAGACTTTAATTGGGTGTTTTCCCTGAAAAAGGTTGGTGATTTGGTGTAGCTGCTAGCATCGTTTGTAGTAGtatgtatatagtatatattcatatattcagtATAGTATATGTTTCATATTCTAGAGTTGTCAGGAGTTGACGATCCATTCACTTACATGCACTTGTTAAAACAAGTCAGGAAGCCTCTTCTGAACCATCTGCTGCATTTATAGACGGATTTATGGTTTCTTACTCTAGGAGATTAAATATCACTGGCAGGCCCTCACCAGTATTTGATATCAAGCGATGCCAGCTTCATTACAACTGCTGTCTATTCATGAAATCCTAGAAATGTTGCGGTAAACGATTTACCTCTCATCGTTTCTAGACTCCACACCTGGTGAACCTAAATGAGGATCCTCTCATGTCAGAGTGTCTGCTCTACTACATCAAAGACGGAATTACGAGGTAACCAAGACCTGTGTAATGACACTGGAACGCTGCAGAGGTTCAATCACCCCCGGGCAcggcctttttttttcctcttttaagAACCTGGAGGAACTTTCACAGTCACAGAAATCTCTATAAAGACCAACCACAGCTGAACAATGCTATTTTCTTCTTGGCCCCTTGCAGCTGCTTGCTGTTGAATATTTTGTTACCTTTTCTCTCCTTGCTGACTGTAAAAGATAAAAGTTTGCACATGAAGAcgtctgtacagtacatgaaaggCAGCTTTCTCCTAAGTgatgttttaaacatttctaTTTACTTCTGCTACTAAGGATTAGTTGAAATGGCTGCCAGTCAAAATGGCCCCTTTgaatttctttctctctctctctttttttcagggTTGGTCAGGCCGATGCTGAACGGCGACAGGATATTGTTTTAAGTGGTGCTCATATCAGGGAGGAGCACTGCATCTTCCATAGTGAGAGGAATGCCAATGGAGATGGTGAGGCACCACACAAGACCAGATACCTGCAGCCTATAAAGTCAGGGAAATGGGGCTCCTTTTTTACACAACTGAAACACGACTCCCTAAATAATAACAATCAATAGTGCTAGtgtagaagaaaaacaacagccttTTAAAATGACTCactcatgagtgtgtgtgtgatgtgtttttttttttttttttttttttttgaagttaTCGTCATGCTGGTGCCCTGTGAAGGATCAGAGACCTATGTAAACGGCAAGCGAGTGGAAGATGCAATCCAGCTTCGTTCAGGTACGCTGTTTATGAACCTACTATCACAGGCTTTATAGTAAATGGTGGACGGAAAATATACAATTAGGAAACTTCATAAAGAAAATGTTGGAGTTGTTTGTTGCAATTAttgtttctgtcactgatgtatgtgtattatatattttttttacaggtaACCGTATTATCATGGGAAAGAACCACGTATTCCGGTTCAACCACCCAGAACAGGCCAGGGCCGAGAGGGAGAAGACACCATCTGCTGAAACCCCTGTGGAACCTGTTGATTGGACGTTCGCTCAGAGAGAACTTCTGGAGAAGCAGGGAATCGACATGAAGCAGGAGATGGAAAAAAGGTGTGCAATAAGGCGCTTCGCTTTTGTCCAGATTCATTTCTAGTTCTGCAAGAACCTTCATTACCTGGCTTCCATTTAGGGATTGTAAATGTCGTAAATTTTTTTCATAACTTCTTCAGGCTGACTGAGATGGAAATCCTGTAtaaaaaggagaaggaagaagcagatcaacttctggagcagcagcgactgGTGAGTTCAAATAAGCTGTTTATTCAAACCCTCTGAGTTATTAGCATTCATTTAGTTTTGTTATTGATTCTATGTTTGCAGTAACACAAACTTAAACTGTAATTTTATGACGTATTTAGCGAGTTATTTACATTTCAACAAAAGATCTGGCTGATCCACCTAGTTTGAGGTGGGTGTAATGCACTGTTGTTACATTTACAAAGTTAAAGAATTTAAGAAGTGGTGCATTACAATTGGATGGTTCACATGGTCTGTTTAAATATGACTAGTACTAATTCTCCCTCTGAGCTCTGACATTTGAGATGTGTGAGTGTGCAAATCATACTTTTACTCAAAGCGCATGTCTGTTCTTCTTGcatggaagttttttttttcctggtttgAGACAGATGAACTTCTGCTCGATTTCTTCTTGAGTTTGACAGCTTTTTCTGTAGCTGTTTGAATAGGACTTAGATTGTAAAGCTCTTTCCCCTTTCGAATTCCCTGTTTTTCCGTTCTGTGTTTTCTATAGTGGGTCTGAATCTTGCAAAACAGCAACTTAGAGTGAAAGTAGATTTGATATCATGATCAAAGTTGATTTGAACAGACTGGACACTGCTCATTATTGTAACACACACCCTTGTAATTATATGGGGAATGCTGCTTTTGCACGGTTCACATTAATAGCATGTTTTCTTAACTCATTCAGTACCGGTTCTGGGCTAAGTTGCAGTGTTTGCAGTTGAGCTGGACAATTCTGACGTGGCTGTTGATTTGCTTGGATTAGATTTCTACTCTAGTTTCCTTGCTCTGTTTTTGTCCTGAGTTTCATCTCTTCAATGCAGTTGCTGAACTGTACAATGCATTGTGATAACAAACGTTCCTGCTGTAGTTTTCGACAGATAGTGACAATGTGGTTTCTCATTGACTTCTTTGACTACCTTTCCCTGCTAGCCCTACCTGGCATTTGCGTAGCATACTGAGGGCACAGCTCAACTACCGTTACCACTGCTCACAGCTGAATCAGTGAATCACaaacctttttcattttctgatgGTTTATGTGCAGACATACAGGTATAGGTTTCagacccctcccccctccaacATAatctatttatttctatttatgaAATCGGACAAAAAACATGAATAATCTGTACCAGCTGGTTGTGATCTGTAATGTGCATTGTCTAAAAAATGAGAAACTGCATTTTTTAAACTAACATCTTTCTTGTAGTGGATTAACACTTACCCTCACATTGCCTCTCCTCTCTACTGGCTTTCTGATCAACTGCAAGTACACTCTGTCTTCTAACACACCACTAATGCTAAAGTCACTCAGACCTTCTGGACTAAATGGGGAAAGCTCCAAAAACCCATCTACATGCATGCCACTGTACCATGTTTGGGATCCAGCTCCTACACCACATTTTTGAGTTAAAGACCAGGATGATCAGCAACAATCTGCTACTGATTTCCTTCCTAATCGTGATAGATGTGCTTTACCtttacttttaataataatatgcaACATTGGGAACAATTTAATCAATGCTACTATTCCCATGACCAGAATGAAAAGCAGTTTTTCAGAAAATATGAGAAGGATTATCTGACAAGAAAGTCAATGGAAGCCACtgtttgttgtactgtatgtttatgtttcTATCTTTTGTTTGAATATAAGTCTGGAAATGGTTTTGCATATTAACATACATCTTGTACTATGAAGATGTATGcgaaatatttaaatgtgcccATTATATAAACAATTCTGGACAAAAAAACTGTCTAAGCAGTAATAATATATTTACTATATCCCTAGTTAGTTCCCATGTTGCATATTAATGCCTTTCATTCATTCTTATTTTAAGCCATTCTTTCATCCGCTATGATTTTCCCATTTGtaatttctctttttgttttttttgtttttttttttgggaacCATTTGGGTTgtgtcctgttgtttttttcaaggATGGAGACTCTGATAGTGGGGATGACTCAGATAAGAGGTCTTGTGAGGAGAGCTGGAGACTGATCACTTCCCTAAGAGAAAAGCTGCCTCCCAGCAAGCTGCAAACCATAGTGAAAAAATGTGGATTACCCAGCAGTGGGAAAAGAAGGGAGCCTGTAAAAATGTACCAGATTCCCCAGCGGCGCCGCATCACCAAGGACTCGAAGTGGGTGACCATCTCTGACCTGAAGATCCAGGCAGTCAAAGAAATCTGTTATGAAGTGGCACTCAATGATTTCCGTCACACACGGCAGGAGATTGAAGCTCTGGCTATTGTGAAGATGAAGGAGCTTTGTGCCAGTTACGGGAAGAAAGATCCCAATGAGCGGGACTCATGGAGGGCTGTGGCTCGAGATGTTTGGGATACTGTAGGAGTTGGTGATGAGCGCATTGAGGATGTCATCACCAATGGCTCTCGACCAGGGGGAGCCGTAATGGATGAGCTAAAAGTGCACATTGATAAACTTGAAGATATTTTGCACGAGGTGAAGAAACAGAATAACATGAAAGATGAGGAGATCCGTGCTCTCAGGAACAAAATGGTCAAAATGGAAAAGGTTCTTCCCCTCATCACCCCCGACGGTCCAGAGAAGCCTCCCACCGTAGCCACTACAACGTGTGCAGCTAGAACTCCAAGCCCACTTGAAGGAAAGCCTCCCGTACCAGAAAGGCCTGATGGAGAGGTCGTCGATCCAAAAACCTGCCAAAGTACAGGAGAGGATGCAAATGTAAAGCGCAGCCACATGCGCTGGATGCGTCAGGAACAGGTACGCCTCAAGAACCTTCAGCAACAAGAGATCTCCAAACAGCTACGCCGGCATACTGGACCGCACCGCTTTATACCCCCAGAGGACCGAAAGTTGCGCTTTCCCTTCAAAAGTAACCCCAAACACCGCAACTCGTGGAGCCCTGGCACGCACATCATCATTACAGACGAGCAGGTCATTGAGCTAAAGGTGCCCAAAGAAGCtgttgaggaagaagagggagaaggtCCACCAAGTGAAGGAGTGCAGCCTCAAGAAGTGACGGCCCCTTCAGCTGTTCAAGTCTCTCCACCACCGCCGAGTCCAGGTGTCCAGAGCAGAGGCAAAGACTTGGACCAAGGCTTAAGCCAGAGTCAAAAACAGAATTATAGGAACAACCAGTACCAGCAGCCCCACGAACGAGGCCGCAGCAACTCTTTTAATTACCGTCAGCGACCCTCTGGCTCCATGGAGTCCCTGCAACAGCCTGAAAGCAATAGGAGGCATATGCAGCCTTTCTACCCGCCCCGCCCGCATCCCAACCAGCCGGCACACCCTCCGCCGTACCATCATCAGCAGCCCTGCCACTTTAACGGCATGATGTATACAGACGGTAACTTCAGCGGCTACCAGCACTACCGTCAACCTGAACAGTCCAATTACCCAGCCCCCTTTCAGGCACCTCCACGAATGCGCAGGCAGCTGTCGGCCCCTAATTTAAAAGCCAGCAGAGAGACCACAGTCTGAACGAGAAGCTGGTTCTAAATACTTAGTAGGCAAATGCATTACAGATCACAACAATGGAATCATGAGTCAGACTGTTGAAACTGACTGACTTTTGCACTTGAACAGCATGTTATTGGTTGATCCAAAAGTATTTTATGTATCATAAAAAACTCTTTATTGTTGTATTATATGCCATTCTATTAGTGTTCCCTGCATTGTGTGCGCTCATCAATAGCATTGTGGGTTCTGACATAAGGATCTAAAGCCAACTCATATTTTTTCCCCTCCGATGAGATAGATATGCCTTATATACTTCATGTGACAGTTCCtcagtcatttattcatttgccCAATTTATTTTCATCATGTTACATTGTCATTTCGGTATTCATtttttaacagtgttttttttccaccaccaTATTGGCACACTAAAGTATCAGATTGTCCTTTACTTGGGTGTTCTCATTCATAATTGAGCTACAAAAATAACCAATATCTTTATTATTTCACCATGCAATTATAGTTACAATTTTTACAAAGTTGCTTTAAATCTTCAACCTAGATCTGGATTCAGACAACACTTCAGGGTTGAATAATATATTGAATAATGTGTTAATCAATTGAGCGGTTATTTAAATAGGTTTCATTCTGGTGTGAAGTGCCTTCTTATTGACTTCTACTCATTTTATACCATggtgcatttattattcagtgTTTTCTGCCCCCCTTTATTGAAGTTGATGCTTCTGCACAGTGTTTCAGGTAAAATTTTAAAGAAATGTCATAGCTTGTGTAAAATTATAACTCTTTAGTATTAACACAAAGTTTTTTccaatttctttttttacttttttatataTTGCCACCTACTATTACGCTATTACTACTTTttaacaatatatttttttccccaGCATATGGTCACTAACATAAAGTGACCATAGGTCTATAATAAATGTATCAACCACTGTGCTGACCTGTGTGTCAGAAAGTAAAATACCACTTCAACCAGAAACAAAAGGTTTAATGTAGTTTGGCCTTTTCCCTGTATGAACTACATATCATGCACTGATCTCTGATTCTATGTGGTCTTAACATTACGTTTGGGTTTGTGGTTCACTGAGAAAGCAGAGTTCCTGTTCTGAATGGATGTCCTACCGGGTGTTGTCACGGTTTCTCAAGTTGCGCCTTAGAAATGTTTGAGGGACGGCAAAGTCTTCTGGTGTTTGCCAAATGTTATTCAGGACAAATATCCACATGAAACGAGATTTTTGGTGATAGCCTTGTGTATTTTAACCGCATCATAAAGGGTTCTTACAGCCTGTATAGACCTGTCCGTGTAACGGTTATATGAAACCTCACAAATCAGTGTTTTACCGCTGTGATGTAGCTTCTGCTTGTTCCAATCAGCTGCCAATCTGTCTCTCTTAAGATGCAATTGAAGCTTTAACAGGATTTAATTATGTTTCATGAGCAGATGGTCTTCAAGTTTTTTGAGAAATGGTGACCCTTTGGAAACGAGAGTTTTAGGCGCCATCATTATCTTAAACCTGGGTTCATAAACATTCTCTTTTTAGAAAATGTACGCCCTGCCTTACTATGCTGTTTTAAAAACCAAATGCTATCATATGACATATGCAAGTCCAGTGTGTCCACCCTTCGCCTCATGTATTCATGACTGCGTTTGCATGCAATAGCTTCCATTTCCTTCACTGGAATAAATGCACATTAGTGTTATTTAACAGATGTACTGGTGCTGATGGTGACCAGGTAAGCTGTAGCGTATGCAACATCAAATGGACAAATGTACCTTATATGTGAATGTTTGTTAGGTCTCAGATGAGACTGTCTGGCCGTTGTGTCTGCTTTTTGAATCTGCAATATCAAGTGCGTCTTGTGGCTACAAATGTACCAAGATGTGTTGACTCATTAATCGAGCACTGtgttcaaacatacagtacatattggAACAGTGTTGTTTGTAGGTTCAAAAAAATAATCCACTGAATATCTTGCTACTGgaggtttattttaaaagtatgACTGAAATAAAATGATGTGCTCAAAGTGCATTTATTTGTTATACATGTGTTTTTCCATCACCATGGTTGGACTGACGACAGGGTTAGGCTCAATTCTTTTACCATAAACCACATCCTCCACTTTAgttgtttttcatcttttgcTGAGTTAATTGCTTCTGTTGTAGAATGTGCCAAACTCTCCCAAAGTTTTTGCTTTCGGGTTTATTGTATTTTACCTTTTCACATGCAAATATAATGCCCAGAACCACTACCATTATCTGCTTGATTAGTCGTGGAGTAATGAGGAAAAAGGCTATTTGTGTTACTGTGAGTTCCTCCAACGTGAGGTATGTGTCTGGCAAATGGCTGAATGTCGCTGTTTGGTCACACTCCTTAAATTACAGCTGATCGTCTTAACTTCTATTTCACCTTTATTGTGGTGATACACAGAGGTCAGAAAGCTCAGTGTTCTTTCTATTCTATTTATACACACTGCAATTGTATTATGGGATGGAAATAACAGTTTATATACTGAAACCATCACAACTTATACATTTTGCACGCGGTTTGCAGAATCGCCCACACGATGCTTGTAGAAAAACCGGCTCATCAGTTGTCGTTTGCTTCACCTAGAAAATAAAGCTTCAAGGCTGTTGGTAGGCTTacaagagggaggagggaggttggTGACGGACAAAACGCTGCATTGTCTTCCCAGAAGACACTGAACAAGCAGGATGAGGTCATCGGGATCACAGCGCGTCCTGCTCTGATGGGGATGGCGCCCCTCATTGGATTACACTCGACTCAGCTTCCAGCAGCACCTCTTGTTCCAATTCAGCCATTTCTCTCAGAATATGTAATGACGCTACCTCCCGTCGGTTTTAATTCGCTTGACTTTGTTTAATCTCtccagaaaatgtgttttagatATTATTGCCAAATTATGTGTGTAATAAACCAAACACCATATCTATTGAGAGGCTACGATAGTTCACACCATGttacccccccacacacacacacacacacacacacacacacacacaaagccaagtGTTGTGACTGAAATTTGAGCTGACCTGCTTCAGTTGATGGACAGTTGTCCTGTCCCTGTGTGTCGATGTCTAGGTTTATGAGAGCAAATTACAGGAACTCCAGAAACAGGTGGAGACCCGTTCCCTGATCGCTGAGACGCCTGatgaggaagagctggaggaggaggaggaagaggaaggtgtGTAATGCGTGTGTTCTTCTGTCCTGTGTCGCATGTTTAAGCCCCAGCTTTATGTAAAACATGTTGTCTTTTACATTTTCTGTCCAGAACCTAAACTACTTGGATGTATGTATAGTCTTTTCTCTTTCATAATTAAAGTAATGAGATGTTGACCTTATTCAAACTAATACAATTTTCATTCTATTGCCACTCACATTACTTCCTAAAACTATTCAGTAGAAGTAACTAGAAGCAAGTGTCTAACCTTACAGCTTTAAAATTAAACCAGCTGCTAACCTCACACAAACCAACTTATACTTAGCCACAAGTCTAGTTTTTATGTATTAGCCCATCAACTACTTATTTAGAAGAGCCCATGATTTCTCATTCTAAATGTATTTTCCCAGCTTTCAAGCAGCTACTGCTTGTCTTTCTTTTTAGTACAGTCTGAGTCCTTTTTGTAttatgcaaaattcactttttttattgctttcagggtttgaattttttttttctgcagttgACTAAATTCACAAATGAATGGGTTTTAGCTCCGGCGCTGCTCGCAGGAGTCAGTGAAGTACAACAGATTAGGCTGAAACAGGCAAAAATGGTTCATTTCAGTTTATGtacatttcatttttgttgtttGAACATATGCATTGTTCCCCCTCCTGTCTCCGTGCAGTGCCCTGGACTCAGCATGAATATGAGCTGGCACAGTGGGCGTTCAGGAAGTGGAGGTACCATCAGTTCACCTCTCTCCGTGACCAGCTGTGGGGAAATGCAGTCTATCTGAAGGAAGCCAACGCTATTAGCGTGGAGCTAAAGAAAAAAGTGAGTAAGACAACAAGTGAGAGGGATGGTTTTGGGTtggtaaacaataaaataaagcatatttgtttttagcttttaaacTGGTTGAAGGTCAAGTAaatcttgaaaaaaaaaaaaaaaagtttttagtttttttttcaagccttcttctccttccttcaGGTTCAGTTCCAGTTCGTCTTGCTGACAGACACACTGTATTCGCCGCTGCCCCCTGAGCTCCTGCCCCCAGAACCTGAGAAAGAGCACAGCTCCAGGCCTTTCCCCCGCACCGTTGTGGCTGTGGAGGTTCAGGACCTTAAAAATGGAGCGACGCACTACTGGTCCCTCGAGAAACTTAAGTAATTATTCTAACATACCTTAAACGTGTCCTCAATCAagtccacagagctgcagcttacAGTATTATACATATTCAGTGAAAGTAGTCTAAAACTCAGTCAT from Betta splendens chromosome 7, fBetSpl5.4, whole genome shotgun sequence encodes:
- the kif1b gene encoding kinesin-like protein KIF1B isoform X17, coding for MSGASVKVAVRVRPFNSREISKESKCIIQMQGNTTTIANPKAPKEPPKTFSFDYSYWSHTTQEDPCFASQNLVYNDIGKEMLQHAFEGYNVCIFAYGQTGAGKSYTMMGKQEEGQEGIIPMLCEDLFEKINEDNNKEELSYSVEVSYMEIYCERVRDLLNPKNKGNLRVREHPLLGPYVEDLSKLAVTSYTDIADLMDAGNKARTVAATNMNETSSRSHAVFTIVFTQRKHDSETDLSTEKVSKISLVDLAGSERADSTGAKGTRLKEGANINKSLTTLGKVISALAEVSKKKKKSDFIPYRDSVLTWLLRENLGGNSRTAMVAALSPADINYDETLSTLRYADRAKNIKCNAVINEDPNNKLVRELKDEVARLKELLRAQGLGDILDTPIGSLTASPSSGSLCNQGGLQSVTSIQERIMSTPGGEEAIERLKESEKIIAELNETWEEKLRKTEAIRMEREALLAEMGVAIREDGGTLGVFSPKKTPHLVNLNEDPLMSECLLYYIKDGITRVGQADAERRQDIVLSGAHIREEHCIFHSERNANGDVIVMLVPCEGSETYVNGKRVEDAIQLRSGNRIIMGKNHVFRFNHPEQARAEREKTPSAETPVEPVDWTFAQRELLEKQGIDMKQEMEKRLTEMEILYKKEKEEADQLLEQQRLDGDSDSGDDSDKRSCEESWRLITSLREKLPPSKLQTIVKKCGLPSSGKRREPVKMYQIPQRRRITKDSKWVTISDLKIQAVKEICYEVALNDFRHTRQEIEALAIVKMKELCASYGKKDPNERDSWRAVARDVWDTVGVGDERIEDVITNGSRPGGAVMDELKVHIDKLEDILHEVKKQNNMKDEEIRALRNKMVKMEKVLPLITPDGPEKPPTVATTTCAARTPSPLEGKPPVPERPDGEVVDPKTCQSTGEDANVKRSHMRWMRQEQVRLKNLQQQEISKQLRRHTGPHRFIPPEDRKLRFPFKSNPKHRNSWSPGTHIIITDEQVIELKVPKEAVEEEEGEGPPSEGVQPQEVTAPSAVQVSPPPPSPGVQSRGKDLDQGLSQSQKQNYRNNQYQQPHERGRSNSFNYRQRPSGSMESLQQPESNRRHMQPFYPPRPHPNQPAHPPPYHHQQPCHFNGMMYTDGNFSGYQHYRQPEQSNYPAPFQAPPRMRRQLSAPNLKASRETTV